Proteins encoded in a region of the Mycolicibacterium neoaurum genome:
- a CDS encoding queuosine precursor transporter, which yields MSSPNDTQHGPSYAQVGSAYYPIFVAVFTALVIISNVTATKGVEFGPIITDGGFIVFPLTYVIGDVLSEVYGFKAARRAILTGFAMNALAAAAFWATVYLPAADFYPNQEHLENIVSAYTGLIIAGMAGFLVGQTLNAWSLVLIKERTKEKHLWARLVGSTFVGQLGDTVVFCAIAASVIGITSFSDFLIYTAQGWFYKTIVEVVLLPVTYRVIAMVKRREPTYQPVA from the coding sequence GTGAGCAGTCCGAACGACACCCAACATGGCCCGTCCTACGCGCAGGTCGGTTCGGCCTACTATCCGATCTTCGTAGCGGTCTTCACCGCACTGGTGATCATCTCCAACGTCACCGCCACCAAGGGCGTCGAGTTCGGCCCGATCATCACCGACGGCGGGTTCATCGTCTTCCCGCTGACCTATGTGATCGGCGACGTACTGTCCGAGGTCTACGGATTCAAGGCGGCCCGGCGCGCGATCCTCACCGGTTTTGCGATGAATGCCCTTGCCGCCGCAGCGTTCTGGGCAACCGTGTACCTGCCGGCCGCAGATTTCTACCCGAACCAGGAACACTTGGAGAACATCGTCAGCGCCTATACCGGGCTGATCATCGCGGGCATGGCCGGCTTTCTCGTCGGGCAGACACTGAATGCCTGGTCGTTGGTGCTCATCAAGGAACGGACCAAGGAAAAGCATCTCTGGGCACGTCTTGTCGGGTCGACCTTCGTCGGGCAGCTCGGTGACACGGTCGTGTTCTGCGCCATCGCGGCCAGCGTCATCGGTATCACCTCGTTCAGCGACTTCTTGATCTACACCGCGCAGGGATGGTTCTACAAGACCATCGTCGAGGTGGTGCTGCTGCCCGTCACCTACCGGGTGATCGCGATGGTCAAGCGTCGCGAACCGACCTATCAGCCGGTCGCGTGA
- a CDS encoding 5-oxoprolinase/urea amidolyase family protein, translating to MSVTLEVLRTGPLALVEDLGRPGMAHMGVTTSGAADRRAHTLANRLVANPGEHATVEVTFGGFSARVHGGDVTIAVTGADTDPAVNGVPFGTNSIHYARDGEVISLGAPHSGLRSYLAVRGGIDVAPVLGSRSYDVMSAIGPAPLRVGDMLPIGEHSTDFPELDQAPVGSISPEIVDLQVVPGPRDDWFVDPDILVRTNWLVTNRSDRVGMRLVGMPLEHRRPDRQLPSEGATRGAIQIPPNGFPVILGPDHPVTGGYPVIGVVTDEDIDKLGQVRPGQTVRLHWSRPRLPHDI from the coding sequence ATGAGCGTCACGCTGGAAGTACTGCGCACCGGACCGCTGGCCCTGGTGGAGGATCTCGGCAGACCCGGTATGGCGCATATGGGGGTGACCACTTCGGGCGCCGCCGACCGGCGGGCGCACACCCTGGCCAACCGACTGGTCGCCAACCCCGGTGAGCACGCGACCGTCGAGGTCACCTTCGGTGGATTCTCCGCCCGCGTACACGGCGGGGATGTCACCATCGCCGTCACCGGCGCCGATACCGACCCGGCCGTCAACGGAGTTCCCTTCGGCACCAACAGCATCCACTACGCGCGCGACGGTGAGGTGATCTCATTGGGAGCACCGCACTCCGGACTGCGAAGCTACCTGGCGGTGCGCGGCGGGATCGACGTGGCCCCGGTGCTCGGTTCACGCAGCTATGACGTGATGTCGGCGATCGGCCCGGCACCTCTGCGCGTCGGTGACATGCTGCCGATCGGGGAACACAGCACCGACTTCCCCGAGCTCGACCAGGCGCCCGTGGGGTCCATCTCACCGGAGATCGTGGACCTCCAGGTCGTTCCGGGCCCGCGTGACGACTGGTTCGTCGATCCCGACATCCTGGTCCGCACCAACTGGCTGGTGACCAACCGCAGCGACCGGGTCGGCATGCGACTGGTCGGGATGCCGCTGGAGCACCGCCGACCCGATCGGCAGCTGCCCAGCGAGGGCGCCACCCGCGGGGCGATCCAGATACCGCCCAACGGTTTTCCGGTCATCCTCGGCCCCGACCATCCGGTGACCGGTGGCTACCCGGTGATCGGCGTGGTCACCGACGAGGACATCGACAAACTGGGCCAGGTGCGCCCCGGACAGACGGTCCGGCTGCACTGGTCGCGGCCGCGCCTCCCGCACGACATTTGA
- a CDS encoding ABC transporter substrate-binding protein, with the protein MPTPWSRRGFLLALASGSAAAAAACSSEPRPGAVADDGSVTVQHAFGETRVPAPPTRVVSAGLTGQDCLMAVGVIPVGVTEWFGGQPFATWPWALPALGTARPVVLNLDNGIDVDAIAALDPDLIIATNAGLDRDTYDRLSDIAPTIAQSGTQAFFEPWKEQAAAIGAAVFKHDEMTRLIADIDTRFTTAGTENPQFKGKRALLLQGSLEGGDVVVTPPGWRTEFLTQLGFTVADTDATVPRDRMAQVLGAADVLIWCADDAETAVLTADPIIAERGARNVFTGRDLAAAIAFSSPLSLPAVADQLPAMLRPALA; encoded by the coding sequence GTGCCGACACCCTGGTCCCGGCGAGGTTTCCTGCTGGCGCTTGCCTCCGGATCGGCGGCAGCCGCTGCCGCGTGCAGCTCCGAGCCTCGGCCAGGCGCCGTCGCCGACGACGGGTCCGTCACCGTCCAACACGCATTCGGCGAAACCCGCGTGCCCGCGCCGCCCACGCGGGTGGTCAGCGCCGGGCTGACCGGTCAGGATTGCCTGATGGCCGTCGGCGTCATCCCCGTCGGGGTGACCGAATGGTTCGGTGGGCAGCCGTTCGCCACCTGGCCATGGGCGCTCCCGGCCCTCGGCACCGCCCGACCGGTGGTGCTCAACCTCGACAACGGTATCGACGTCGACGCCATCGCGGCACTCGATCCCGATCTGATCATCGCGACCAACGCCGGCCTGGACCGTGACACCTACGACCGGTTGTCCGATATCGCGCCGACGATCGCCCAGTCCGGGACGCAGGCCTTCTTCGAACCGTGGAAGGAGCAGGCCGCAGCCATCGGCGCCGCGGTGTTCAAACACGATGAGATGACCCGGCTGATCGCCGACATCGACACCCGGTTCACGACCGCGGGTACCGAAAACCCCCAGTTCAAGGGCAAACGAGCGCTGCTCTTGCAGGGCAGCCTCGAGGGCGGCGACGTCGTGGTGACGCCACCGGGCTGGCGCACCGAGTTCCTGACCCAGCTCGGTTTCACCGTGGCCGACACCGACGCCACCGTGCCGCGCGATCGGATGGCGCAGGTGCTCGGCGCGGCCGATGTTCTCATCTGGTGCGCCGACGACGCCGAGACTGCGGTGCTGACCGCGGACCCCATCATCGCCGAACGGGGCGCACGCAACGTCTTCACCGGCCGCGACCTGGCCGCGGCGATCGCCTTCAGTTCGCCGTTGTCGCTGCCCGCGGTCGCCGACCAGCTCCCGGCCATGCTCAGGCCCGCGCTGGCCTGA
- a CDS encoding uroporphyrinogen-III synthase encodes MTGPDWAPLTGFRVAVTSARRSEELAALLTRRGADVTSAAAITMVPLPDDDELRANTEALIASPPDIVIATTGIGFRGWIAAADGWGLAHDLTAALGNARIVSRGPKATGALRAAGLPEEWSPESESSRELLHYLLEGGIVGMRIAVQLHGTNDDWDPFPEFLDELRAAGADVVPIRVYRWNPAPRNGPFDQLVLSIADQRFDAVSFTSAPAVAALLLRATDLGVEPAVLDALRTNVHAMCVGPITARPLVRLGVPTSAPERMRLGALARHITDELPLLQSRRMRVAGHLLEIRGTCVLVDDVVKELPPAGMATIRALAHRPGSVVSRQDLLDALPGSGTDTHAVETAVLRLRNALGDKNIVTTVVKRGYRLAVDEYPMGVS; translated from the coding sequence ATGACTGGACCTGACTGGGCGCCGCTCACCGGGTTCCGGGTGGCGGTGACCTCGGCGCGACGCAGTGAAGAGCTGGCCGCCCTGCTCACCCGGCGCGGTGCCGACGTGACCAGTGCCGCCGCCATCACGATGGTGCCGCTACCCGATGACGACGAGCTGCGGGCCAATACGGAGGCGCTGATCGCGTCCCCGCCCGATATCGTGATCGCGACCACCGGGATCGGGTTCCGCGGCTGGATCGCGGCCGCTGACGGCTGGGGCCTTGCCCATGATCTGACCGCCGCGCTCGGCAACGCCAGGATCGTCTCGAGGGGACCGAAGGCCACCGGCGCACTGCGCGCCGCCGGTCTGCCAGAGGAATGGTCCCCGGAGTCCGAGTCCTCCCGTGAGCTGCTGCACTACCTGTTGGAGGGCGGCATCGTCGGCATGCGCATCGCCGTTCAGTTGCACGGCACCAACGACGACTGGGACCCCTTCCCCGAGTTCCTCGACGAGTTGCGCGCCGCGGGTGCCGACGTCGTGCCCATCCGGGTGTATCGATGGAACCCGGCGCCGCGCAACGGTCCCTTCGATCAATTGGTGCTGAGCATTGCCGACCAGCGTTTCGACGCCGTCAGCTTCACCTCCGCCCCGGCGGTCGCTGCCCTGCTCTTGCGCGCGACCGATCTCGGCGTGGAGCCGGCGGTGCTGGACGCCCTGCGCACCAACGTGCACGCGATGTGCGTCGGCCCGATCACCGCCCGTCCGCTGGTCCGCCTGGGGGTGCCCACCTCCGCTCCGGAACGGATGCGGCTGGGTGCCCTGGCCCGCCACATCACCGACGAGTTGCCGCTGTTGCAGTCACGCCGGATGCGGGTGGCCGGGCATCTGCTGGAGATCCGCGGCACCTGCGTACTGGTCGACGATGTGGTCAAGGAACTACCGCCGGCGGGGATGGCCACCATCCGCGCCCTCGCTCATCGGCCGGGCTCGGTGGTGTCCCGCCAGGATCTTCTCGATGCGCTACCGGGAAGTGGCACCGACACCCACGCCGTCGAGACCGCAGTGCTGCGGTTACGAAACGCACTGGGTGACAAGAACATCGTGACAACCGTGGTCAAGCGGGGCTACCGGTTGGCCGTCGATGAGTACCCGATGGGAGTGTCATGA
- a CDS encoding nitrilase-related carbon-nitrogen hydrolase, which translates to MLILTAEPAEPLSRTAESRRPPVRVALVQHRWRADAAELIGVLNDGIARAADAGATAVFLPEITLLRYPADTRAGANPGDSAENLLDGPTFSMAAEAARRHGIFVHASLYEKAPDADGLGFNTAILVSPAGDLVGRTRKMHIPISAGYYEDTYFRPGPAQDAYPVYAPEGLGARVGLPTCWDEWFPEVARSYALGGAEIVVYPTAIGSEPVFPAFDTQPLWRHVIVGHGISNGLFMVVPNRTGDEGTLSFYGSSFISDPYGRVLVSAPRDEEAVLIADLDLDQRRDWLELFPFLLTRRPDSYGALTAPVDVEHPYGAGHAATAVVK; encoded by the coding sequence ATGCTCATTCTCACCGCCGAGCCCGCTGAACCGCTCTCCCGGACCGCCGAGTCGCGACGGCCGCCGGTGCGCGTCGCACTCGTGCAACACCGCTGGCGCGCCGATGCCGCCGAGCTGATCGGGGTGCTCAACGACGGCATCGCCCGTGCCGCTGACGCCGGCGCGACTGCGGTGTTCCTGCCGGAGATCACGCTGTTGCGCTATCCCGCCGATACCCGGGCCGGCGCCAACCCCGGTGACTCGGCCGAGAACCTGCTGGACGGTCCGACCTTCTCGATGGCCGCCGAGGCGGCACGCCGACACGGCATCTTCGTGCACGCCTCCTTGTACGAAAAGGCGCCGGACGCCGACGGTCTCGGTTTCAACACCGCGATCCTGGTCTCGCCGGCGGGCGATCTGGTCGGGCGTACCCGCAAGATGCATATCCCGATCTCGGCGGGCTACTACGAGGACACCTACTTCCGTCCGGGACCGGCGCAGGACGCGTACCCGGTGTATGCGCCGGAGGGGTTGGGTGCGCGGGTGGGCTTGCCGACCTGCTGGGACGAATGGTTTCCTGAGGTGGCGCGGAGTTATGCGCTCGGCGGCGCTGAGATCGTCGTCTATCCGACCGCCATCGGATCGGAACCGGTGTTCCCCGCGTTCGATACCCAGCCGCTGTGGCGGCACGTCATTGTCGGGCACGGCATCAGCAACGGACTGTTCATGGTCGTGCCCAATCGGACCGGGGACGAGGGCACGCTGTCGTTCTACGGGTCCTCGTTCATCTCTGACCCGTACGGCCGGGTGCTGGTGTCGGCGCCCCGTGACGAGGAGGCGGTGTTGATCGCCGATCTGGATCTGGATCAGCGTCGTGATTGGCTGGAGCTCTTCCCGTTCCTGCTGACGCGTCGTCCGGACAGCTATGGCGCGCTGACTGCACCGGTGGATGTCGAGCATCCCTACGGCGCGGGGCACGCGGCCACGGCGGTGGTCAAGTGA
- a CDS encoding YeiH family protein has protein sequence MTHTEAVDTTADEQTDPRSSQLPYAVAGVLVVIALGAATRFLEQQVPGWAADSPLAKVAKSIEFPVYAIALGLLGNVILSKVALREALSRGFRTEFFIKTGLVLLGASINLKLLVTAAGPAIVQALLLISIVFGFTWWLGGRLGLDDKLRALLASAVSICGVSAAIAAAGAVQAKREQLAYAASLVIIFALPSIFLLPWLATVFGLSDAVAGAWIGGNIDTTAAVAAAGALAGEDALQIATIVKTTQNALIGIVAIALTAYFALKVERKAGAQARPSLREFWDRFPKFVLGFIAASIIGTLYLQFGGDKVNIATVNDLRTWFLIFAFVAIGLEFSLRGLREAGWRPIALFASATVVNIVAALGLALLLFGNFTV, from the coding sequence GTGACCCACACCGAGGCCGTCGACACGACCGCCGACGAGCAGACCGACCCGCGCTCATCGCAACTCCCCTACGCAGTAGCGGGCGTGCTGGTGGTCATCGCGCTCGGCGCGGCCACCCGATTCCTGGAGCAGCAGGTACCCGGCTGGGCGGCCGACAGCCCGCTGGCCAAGGTTGCCAAGTCGATCGAGTTCCCGGTCTACGCCATCGCACTGGGGCTGCTTGGCAACGTCATCCTGTCCAAAGTCGCTCTGCGGGAGGCACTCTCACGCGGATTCCGAACAGAGTTCTTCATCAAGACCGGGCTGGTGCTGCTCGGCGCATCGATCAACCTGAAGCTGCTGGTCACCGCGGCCGGCCCGGCGATCGTCCAGGCGCTGCTACTGATCAGCATCGTCTTCGGCTTCACCTGGTGGCTGGGCGGACGCCTCGGCCTGGATGACAAATTGCGCGCACTGCTCGCCTCGGCGGTATCCATCTGCGGCGTCAGCGCTGCCATCGCGGCTGCGGGCGCGGTGCAGGCCAAACGCGAACAGCTGGCCTACGCCGCGTCCTTGGTGATCATCTTCGCCCTCCCGTCGATCTTCCTTCTACCCTGGCTGGCAACGGTGTTCGGACTGTCCGATGCCGTGGCCGGAGCGTGGATCGGCGGCAATATCGACACCACCGCTGCGGTGGCAGCCGCCGGTGCGCTCGCCGGCGAGGATGCGCTGCAGATCGCGACCATCGTCAAGACCACCCAGAACGCGCTGATCGGCATCGTCGCGATCGCTTTGACCGCCTATTTCGCGCTGAAGGTGGAACGAAAGGCGGGCGCACAAGCACGACCCTCGCTACGCGAGTTCTGGGACCGCTTCCCCAAGTTCGTACTGGGGTTCATTGCGGCATCGATCATCGGGACGTTGTATCTGCAGTTCGGCGGCGACAAGGTGAACATCGCCACCGTCAACGATCTGCGCACCTGGTTCCTGATCTTCGCATTCGTCGCCATCGGATTGGAATTCTCGCTGCGCGGACTGCGCGAGGCCGGATGGCGTCCGATCGCCCTGTTCGCCTCCGCAACCGTGGTGAACATCGTGGCCGCCCTGGGTCTGGCTCTGCTGCTCTTCGGAAACTTCACGGTGTAG
- a CDS encoding TetR/AcrR family transcriptional regulator C-terminal domain-containing protein, which yields MGRPRMAILSIDRIADAAMDLVESTGGFTIPELARSLKVSPSSLYNHVTGREQIVELLREKAMSAVALPATDGPWIDVVADIMRSYRRSYARYPRLIPLLTAYPIASTHAVAMYNALAQTLAAAGFSSADSLRVITLIDSFVLGSALDAAAPAAPWGSSPDVGPELAAALATGSGPDRAEDAFEFGLAVLLRGLKR from the coding sequence GTGGGACGACCCCGGATGGCGATTCTGTCCATCGACCGGATCGCCGATGCCGCAATGGATCTGGTCGAGAGCACCGGCGGATTCACCATCCCCGAACTGGCCCGCTCGCTCAAGGTGAGCCCGTCTTCGTTGTACAACCACGTCACCGGGCGCGAGCAGATCGTCGAGCTGCTCCGCGAAAAGGCCATGAGCGCGGTGGCCCTTCCCGCTACCGACGGGCCATGGATCGACGTCGTCGCCGACATCATGCGCTCCTACCGTCGCAGCTATGCCCGTTACCCGAGGCTGATCCCCTTGCTGACCGCTTACCCGATCGCCAGCACGCACGCCGTCGCGATGTACAACGCCCTGGCACAGACGCTGGCGGCCGCCGGGTTCAGCTCCGCCGACAGTCTGCGCGTCATCACGCTCATCGATTCCTTCGTCCTCGGTTCGGCGCTGGACGCCGCAGCGCCCGCGGCGCCCTGGGGGTCCAGTCCCGATGTCGGCCCGGAACTTGCGGCCGCGTTGGCCACCGGGTCGGGCCCGGACCGCGCCGAGGACGCCTTCGAGTTCGGTCTGGCGGTGCTCCTGCGCGGCCTGAAGCGGTAG
- a CDS encoding 5-oxoprolinase subunit B family protein: MTLTTDVHVPGDLGTVRDYGDQALLLEFDGTAAVLAWTDTLKSAGLPGVLDIVPASRTILVTLAGPRYLAPTRQRLKALRLQRSVDAYGKAAQPDVVIEVTYDGDDLAEVAELTGLSAAEVVAAHTGTLWQVGFGGFAPGFAYLIGGDPRLQVPRRAEPRTRVPAGSVGLAGEFSGVYPRESPGGWQLIGRTSAVLFDVTRDRPALLTPGMTVAFRAAS; this comes from the coding sequence ATGACGCTGACAACGGATGTCCACGTGCCCGGTGATCTGGGCACCGTTCGCGATTACGGCGATCAGGCGCTGCTGCTCGAGTTCGACGGCACCGCGGCGGTATTGGCCTGGACCGACACGCTGAAGAGCGCCGGGCTGCCCGGCGTCCTCGACATCGTGCCCGCCTCCCGGACGATCCTGGTGACACTGGCGGGCCCACGGTATCTGGCCCCCACCCGGCAACGGCTCAAAGCCCTGCGCCTGCAGCGTTCCGTCGACGCATACGGCAAGGCGGCCCAGCCCGACGTCGTGATCGAGGTGACCTATGACGGTGACGACCTGGCCGAGGTCGCCGAGCTGACAGGCCTGAGCGCCGCCGAGGTGGTCGCCGCCCACACCGGCACGCTGTGGCAGGTCGGATTCGGCGGCTTCGCACCGGGATTCGCCTACCTGATCGGTGGTGACCCGCGACTGCAGGTGCCCCGTCGCGCCGAGCCACGGACCCGGGTTCCGGCCGGATCAGTCGGTCTGGCAGGCGAATTCAGCGGGGTCTACCCCCGCGAGTCTCCCGGTGGCTGGCAGCTGATCGGACGCACATCGGCAGTTCTGTTCGACGTCACCCGCGACCGGCCCGCCCTGCTCACGCCGGGGATGACCGTCGCGTTCCGGGCGGCATCATGA
- a CDS encoding GNAT family N-acetyltransferase yields the protein MRSHTPGPTAVRDVHTARLIHTADLDAETRTDARRMVVEAFADDTEDTFDDSDWEHALGGMHALIFHRGAIIAHGAVVQRRLLYRDMPLRCGYVEAVAVRADWRRQGLGTAIMDALEQVLRGAYQLGALGASEAGMQLYLPRGWQQWQGPTSVLAPSGTTRTPDDDGGVYVLPVTVELDTSAELSCDWRAGDVW from the coding sequence GTGCGCAGTCACACACCGGGACCGACCGCGGTCCGCGACGTCCACACCGCGCGGCTGATCCACACCGCCGACCTGGACGCCGAAACCCGCACGGACGCCCGCCGCATGGTCGTCGAGGCCTTCGCCGATGACACCGAGGACACCTTCGACGATTCGGACTGGGAGCACGCGCTCGGCGGCATGCACGCTCTGATCTTTCACCGTGGCGCGATCATCGCCCATGGAGCCGTCGTCCAACGCCGGCTGCTGTACCGCGATATGCCGCTACGGTGCGGCTACGTCGAGGCCGTTGCGGTCCGCGCGGACTGGCGTAGGCAGGGCCTGGGCACCGCCATCATGGATGCGTTGGAACAGGTGTTGCGCGGGGCCTACCAGCTGGGTGCGCTCGGCGCCTCGGAAGCCGGGATGCAGCTGTATCTGCCGCGCGGCTGGCAGCAGTGGCAGGGGCCCACCTCGGTGCTGGCGCCGAGCGGTACCACCCGCACCCCGGACGACGATGGTGGTGTGTACGTCCTTCCCGTCACTGTCGAACTGGACACCAGCGCGGAGCTCAGCTGTGATTGGCGCGCAGGCGACGTCTGGTAA